ATCAATAACACGTCCGTTGGCATGGGCGCCAACAGTAATGCCGCCCCCCATATGAGTAACGATTAAGCGGGTGTCTTTATAGGGGGTTTCCAAGTCTCTTGCAGCACGCCTGGCCACTGCCTTCTGGTTCAAAGCGTGAAAAATGCTTTTACGAGGAATTTCAGGAACCCCGGAAACTCTGGCTATATCCTGAAGCTCATCCACTACAACTGGATCAACAATATAAGCTCCAATATTTAGCCCCTTTGCTATTTCATTAGCTATGATTCCGCCCAGATTGGAAGCATGTTCACCATTGTAGCCGTTTTTCAAATCCTCAAGCATAGCTTCATTGACTTCGTATGTGCCTCCTTCAATAGGCCGAAGCAGACCGCCTCTTCCACAAACAGCACTCAACTTACTGATATTAATTCCTTCTTGATCCAGTTCATTGAGAATGACCTGCTTCCTGAATTCGTACTGGTCAATAATTTTATTAAATTGATTGATTTCTTCCGGCTGATGCCTGATTGTCTTTTCAAAAATAGCATCTTCATCGTCAAAGACGCCGATCTTTGTTGATGTAGAGCCAGGATTAATGACTAGTATGCGATGATTTTGCAATGTCTTCGACCTCCATACCCGTACTTATT
The Halobacillus halophilus DSM 2266 DNA segment above includes these coding regions:
- the buk gene encoding butyrate kinase; its protein translation is MQNHRILVINPGSTSTKIGVFDDEDAIFEKTIRHQPEEINQFNKIIDQYEFRKQVILNELDQEGINISKLSAVCGRGGLLRPIEGGTYEVNEAMLEDLKNGYNGEHASNLGGIIANEIAKGLNIGAYIVDPVVVDELQDIARVSGVPEIPRKSIFHALNQKAVARRAARDLETPYKDTRLIVTHMGGGITVGAHANGRVIDVNNGLHGDGPFSPERAGTVPAGDLVSLCFSGQYYRDEVMKKLVGQGGLMAYLDTNDAREVEKMVQHGDRKAKLVYEAMAYQIAKEIGSMSAALEGRVDAIALTGGLAYGKTFVEEISKRIHWIADVLVYPGENELEALNEGTLRILNHEEVPKQYPNFIE